AGCAGCTAAAAAGCTAGAATTTATTGAAGCAGCCCAGTATCGTGACGAGCTACTTAAGCTAGAAAATCTGATGAAAGAGAAGTGGAATGCATAGCCAAATCCATTACAAAATTAAACAATTAACACTTTAAATCATAAAACATGTTATAAAACATGCAATATTAATTGGATTATTTGGAGGAAATCAAAAAGTCCGTATCTTTGTACTGTGTTTTTCATAGTATTAGATTTAAGGTTAACAAAGGTTGGAGTCAGGCGTGACTCCTTTTTTTTTGCCCAGCCTAAAATTGTTCAAGTCTAACTCAAACATGTATATTTTAGAATAATGGAAGAACCAATATTAAACCCGCACAATAAAGAGGAATACCCTCCTATGCATACTCTTGAGCACTTGTTGAACCAAACAATGGTAAGAATGTATGGTTGTCCCCGCTCACGCAATGCACATATTGAAAGAAAAAAGAGCAAATGCGATTATCTGCTCACCTCCTGCCCCACAGATGGAGAGATACAAGCCATCGAAGATAAAGTAAATGAAGTAATCCGCCAAAACCTGCCCGTAAGCATTGAATTTATGCCTCGTGAAGAAGCCGGAAAAATTGTAGACCTTGGAAAGTTACCCGAAGAAGCCGGAAGCACTCTTAGGATAGTACGCATAGGTGATTATGATGCCTGCGCCTGCATTGGAAATCATGTGGCAAACACTTCAGAAATAGGAGCATTCAAAATAATCAGTCACGATTATAACAACGGAGTTCTACGGCTGAGGTTTAAATGCAAAATGCAGACTTCAGCACATTGAAATCTGCATTTATAGCTAGACCTCAACTCTAATTTAAAAAATTAGATATTCTTTTTTTAGTATTTGCTGGCAAATCAGAACGGTATACTTCACAACGAGAGACATTCATTTCTTTAAACCACTTTTTCAATACAAACGATAAAATATCTTCATCTATTTTAGTTTTGTATTTTCTGCTTTTATTTCTATACACTCTAATGAAGTATAAGAAATAGAACCTAACTAATGTAAACTCAATTAATAATAAAAAAGTCTGGTTTAATGTATTATTTAATCAACTTTTCATATTTTTGCTTACACGAAAATACAGAACATTTATTCTATAAACGAAATGAGCTATAACATTACGCAAATAGCAACAGATAAAAAACAGTATTTAGAGTTGCTTTTACTCGCTGATGAGCAAGAGTCGATGATAGATCGCTATTTAGAACGAGGAGAAATGTTCGCCCTTGAAGATAACGGAATAAAGGCTATTTGTGTTGTTACTGACGAAGGAAACGGAGTTTGCGAACTTAAAAATATAGCAGTCACCCCTGATTCACAACGAAAAGGGTATGGAAAGAGACTGATAAATTATTTAATAAGCCACTACTCAGACAGATACACCCAAATGATCGTTGGAACAGGAGAAGTTCCAAGTGCAATCAAATTCTATCAAAGTTGTAATTTTGAATACTCTCACCGTATTAAGAACTTCTTCATCGACAACTATAACCATCTCATGATTGAAGAGGGCATTGTGCTTAAAGATATGTTTTATTTGAAACGAATGATTCCTAAAGCCTGATATAACACAGGGATTATAATCGTAAATACGCCAACTTGATTGAACTGACTAATACCAATAATATATGAAAACCACTCATCTTTTTATAATTCCGATTGCAATGCTTGCATTAATATCTTGCAACTCAAATCAAGTAAAAGAAGCGAACGAACCGACTGCTTCTATTCGTAAAGCGCTTAATTCACCCGGCATTTTGCCAATTGCTGATGAAATTAAATCGGCAGAATATATTCCTTTGGAAGTGACTCATGATGATGCTTCATTGATAGACGGTGTTGTAGATTATGCCATCACAAGCAAATACATTTATGTTTTGGTAGGCAAAGAAGCTCGTATTGTATTGTTTGATCGCCAAGGACATTTTTTACGCACTTTTCTCCAACAAGGTCAAGGTGCCAATGAGTTCCGTGGAATGATCGGTTTTATACAAGCGGACGAGGCTAATAATCGTTTCTATGCTATTGGCAATAAAATTGGCGTATATACTTTAGAAGGGGAATTTGTAGAAGATCTTCCCATAAACAAACCTATCATCTACGCCCATTATCTTGGTAAAGATCGCATCGGAGCAATTTCTGTACCGTTGATGCCTTTTAAGGAAGGTAGCTTTGGCATTGGCCTATTTGATGAAGATGGTACACCGATAATAACTAAAAACAATTTCTACTCATCATTGGTACCTAAAGAGAAATCCGGTTTTACATTTGGGGTAATGAGTTCGCCTTCGGATGATGAACATTCTATTTTATTTAAGATGGCAAGCAACGACACTATTTTTCGTTTATCAACCGACACAATACAACCAGCATTGGTAGCCGACTTAAAAAATTCTGATGCAGAGGTGATTCGTGGCCTTGATATTCATGACATAAAGAAGTTTCCTGCCGCCGGCGATATATTTGTTACTGATCTTTTTGAAACTTCTCGCCGCTATTATTTGCGCATGATGCTAAATGAAAATTATTATGTGGCTTCGGTAGCTAAAAAAACAAGTGAAACGGTTATAGAAAAGTGTGATACTCCTGAAAAAAAAGCTTATAACTTAGCTGATATCAATATGCAATTAGGTATGGTGGGTAGTAAGGGCTATAAACAGTTTCCGATATGGGGACGCGTCTTGGGAAACAATCTGGTGCAAGTTGTTACGCCTTATGAAGTAGAGGTATTTAAGGGAGGGACAGAAATCACTGTACCTCAAGAATTACAAATAAAGGATGGGAATGAAAATCCTATTTTTATTATCTATAAGCTAAAGTAATCAGCTGGCAAAACGCATTATTTTTTAAAGTTTGAGAGCTTTAAACGTATTCTTTCATTAAACAGCTATATAAAATACGGCGGACTCTGGTTTCATCCAAAGTCCGCCGTAAATATAAAGGTAAGATCCTTACGAACCGTTTATTGTGTATCGCTTATTAAATGATTAACAGCTAATACATAAAAAATATAATTGGCAGCAATGTCTATGACATATTCATTTTCACTCCAAATAAAGGGATAGTCGCTACGGTTCTCGGGCAAATCGGGATTGAGTATCCGAATGCCGGGAACAACTCCACCCGGAATAAAAGAGAAGTCCGCGCGGTTATTTCCATAAGCCACTTTCTTATTATACGCTCCTATACCCGAAACGAACGAAATATTGGTGTCAGGATGGGTACCGTACAGATAGCTCAATCCTGCAAAAATATATTTCGTGTCAACCAATTTGGGATAGAACTTGTGCAAAAGGTAAGCAACGATGGACTGCCCGATAATCTGACTATTCCCCGCCCAGGCGTATCTACTGACGTTGACACCAAAAGGCGTGGATTGATAACTTTTCTTCAGCACAGTCTCTACATAATCTGCCACCTTAGGTTCAAGACTCTTCTTGAAATCATCTCCCATATAGGGTAACATAGCCATTAACATAGGTACATTGAAAGTAAATTTATTCAACATTTCAGGCAATTTATCATCCACTATGGCCTTATAAGCAGGATCATTCGTAGTACGCCATAACTCAAAGGCAGCATACGTTTCCCCTGTTCCTGAAAACCGCGTGAATCCACTTCCACGCTCATTCTCCGGAGAAGTCGGTTTTTTTTGCTGATCGCTGAAAAGCTTCTTCGCCGCATCCAGGCATTCTTTCGCTAAAGCATCGTTATAGCCTTTCAGCGCACGTGCAGCTCCGGCAAGTGCCGTAGCAGAACCATAGTCAAGAAATGAGGCGCGAGTAGTAAAGGCGAAACGATCGTCAAATGCTTCGCTATTGTCATTGTAGGGACGTTCTTTGGCGCGCGCATGATACATCTGCATTTCAGGCTTCCCCGTATAAACCTGATTGTTGGTCTTGTTCACCGCATCGCCCAAATGCCGGTATTGCCAGAGGTGCGATTCGTTGATACCTTGCAAGGCATAACCCACAGCTTTCACCTGCGCTACCAATTGCAGTGCTCCGTGTTCAATCTGCTGCAACACGTCAGGCTTACTGTCGGATAGATGGATTTCCACATAACGTTTTTTCTG
This is a stretch of genomic DNA from uncultured Bacteroides sp.. It encodes these proteins:
- a CDS encoding GNAT family N-acetyltransferase encodes the protein MSYNITQIATDKKQYLELLLLADEQESMIDRYLERGEMFALEDNGIKAICVVTDEGNGVCELKNIAVTPDSQRKGYGKRLINYLISHYSDRYTQMIVGTGEVPSAIKFYQSCNFEYSHRIKNFFIDNYNHLMIEEGIVLKDMFYLKRMIPKA
- a CDS encoding 6-bladed beta-propeller, which translates into the protein MKTTHLFIIPIAMLALISCNSNQVKEANEPTASIRKALNSPGILPIADEIKSAEYIPLEVTHDDASLIDGVVDYAITSKYIYVLVGKEARIVLFDRQGHFLRTFLQQGQGANEFRGMIGFIQADEANNRFYAIGNKIGVYTLEGEFVEDLPINKPIIYAHYLGKDRIGAISVPLMPFKEGSFGIGLFDEDGTPIITKNNFYSSLVPKEKSGFTFGVMSSPSDDEHSILFKMASNDTIFRLSTDTIQPALVADLKNSDAEVIRGLDIHDIKKFPAAGDIFVTDLFETSRRYYLRMMLNENYYVASVAKKTSETVIEKCDTPEKKAYNLADINMQLGMVGSKGYKQFPIWGRVLGNNLVQVVTPYEVEVFKGGTEITVPQELQIKDGNENPIFIIYKLK